One genomic segment of Nonomuraea coxensis DSM 45129 includes these proteins:
- a CDS encoding carbon starvation CstA family protein has product MKLRSVIIWTAVAVVGATGWAVLALSRGENVNAVWLLCAALGSYAIAYRFYARFIVRKVLRADDRRATPAERLDNGIDYQPTDRRILFGHHFAAIAGAGPLVGPVLAAQMGYLPGTIWIIAGVIFAGAVQDMVVLFFSMRRNGRSLGQMAREEIGPVGGAAALVAVFAIMIILLAVLALVVVNALARSPWGVFSIAMTIPIALFMGFYLRVLRPGRVVETTVIGVALLILAIVAGGWVQGSSWAPFFTLSPSALALWLIAYGFVAAVLPVWMLLAPRDYLSTFMKIGTIVLIAIGIAVTMPPLRTTAFTDFAFNGKGPVFAGSLFPFVFIIIACGALSGFHALISSGTTPKLIQKETQVRMIGYGSMLMESFVAVMAITAACVLSPGLYFAMNSPAGVLGATVQSASEAVANMGFTITPEQLQAAAAAVQEETLIARTGGAPTLAVGISQIFSGFLGGTALQAFWYHFAIMFEALFILTTVDAGTRVGRFMLQDTLGNLWKPMARVSWWPGLVGSSAVVVAAWGYFLYQGVNDPLGGINQLFPLFGIANQLLAAVALTVATTLLIKSGRLKWAWVTGVPLAWDVAVTLTASYQKVFSADPTLGFFAQRDRYQTALDQGQLLAPAKSTDAMRQIVINSTVDGVLAALFAVMIVIVILDAVRVWVKAIRAREPLPTTEEPFEESKLLAPSGLIATREEKEAMAARGAASG; this is encoded by the coding sequence GTGAAGCTGCGTTCCGTGATCATCTGGACGGCGGTCGCCGTCGTGGGCGCCACCGGCTGGGCGGTGCTCGCCCTGTCCCGGGGCGAGAACGTCAACGCGGTGTGGCTGCTGTGCGCCGCGCTCGGCTCGTACGCCATCGCCTACCGGTTCTACGCCCGCTTCATCGTGCGCAAGGTGCTGAGGGCCGACGACCGCCGGGCCACTCCCGCCGAGCGGCTCGACAACGGCATCGACTACCAGCCGACGGACCGGCGCATCCTGTTCGGGCACCACTTCGCGGCCATCGCCGGAGCGGGGCCGCTGGTCGGGCCGGTGCTGGCGGCCCAGATGGGCTACCTGCCCGGCACCATCTGGATCATCGCCGGCGTCATCTTCGCCGGGGCCGTCCAGGACATGGTGGTGCTGTTCTTCTCCATGCGCCGCAACGGCCGCAGCCTCGGCCAGATGGCCCGCGAGGAGATCGGGCCGGTCGGCGGGGCGGCGGCGCTCGTCGCCGTGTTCGCCATCATGATCATCCTGCTGGCCGTGCTGGCGCTCGTCGTGGTCAACGCGCTCGCGCGCTCGCCGTGGGGCGTCTTCTCGATCGCGATGACCATCCCGATCGCCCTGTTCATGGGCTTCTACCTGCGGGTGCTGCGGCCCGGCCGGGTCGTCGAGACGACCGTGATCGGGGTCGCGCTGCTGATCCTCGCCATCGTGGCGGGCGGCTGGGTGCAGGGGTCGAGCTGGGCGCCGTTCTTCACGCTGAGCCCGTCGGCGCTCGCGCTCTGGCTCATCGCGTACGGGTTCGTGGCCGCCGTGCTGCCGGTGTGGATGCTGCTCGCGCCGCGCGACTACCTCTCGACGTTCATGAAGATCGGCACGATCGTGCTGATCGCGATCGGCATCGCGGTCACCATGCCGCCGCTGCGCACCACCGCCTTCACCGACTTCGCCTTCAACGGCAAGGGGCCGGTCTTCGCGGGCTCGCTGTTCCCGTTCGTGTTCATCATCATCGCCTGCGGGGCGCTGTCCGGGTTCCACGCGCTGATCTCCTCCGGCACCACCCCGAAGCTGATCCAGAAGGAGACCCAGGTCCGGATGATCGGCTACGGCTCCATGCTCATGGAGTCGTTCGTGGCGGTCATGGCCATCACCGCGGCCTGCGTGCTGTCGCCGGGCCTCTACTTCGCGATGAACTCCCCGGCCGGCGTGCTCGGCGCGACCGTCCAGTCGGCCTCCGAGGCGGTCGCGAACATGGGCTTCACGATCACGCCGGAACAGCTCCAGGCCGCGGCGGCGGCCGTGCAGGAGGAGACGCTGATCGCCCGCACCGGCGGGGCTCCCACGCTGGCCGTCGGCATCTCGCAGATCTTCTCCGGCTTCCTCGGCGGGACCGCGCTCCAGGCGTTCTGGTACCACTTCGCGATCATGTTCGAGGCGCTGTTCATCCTCACCACCGTGGACGCCGGCACCCGGGTGGGCCGCTTCATGCTCCAGGACACCCTCGGCAACCTGTGGAAGCCGATGGCCCGGGTGAGCTGGTGGCCGGGGCTCGTGGGCTCCAGCGCGGTGGTCGTGGCGGCCTGGGGCTACTTCCTCTACCAGGGCGTCAACGACCCGCTCGGCGGCATCAACCAGCTCTTCCCGCTGTTCGGCATCGCCAACCAGCTCCTCGCGGCGGTGGCGCTCACCGTGGCGACCACGCTGCTGATCAAGAGCGGGCGGCTGAAGTGGGCCTGGGTGACCGGGGTGCCGCTGGCCTGGGACGTCGCGGTCACCCTGACGGCGAGCTACCAGAAGGTCTTCTCCGCCGACCCGACGCTCGGCTTCTTCGCCCAGCGCGACCGCTACCAGACCGCGCTCGACCAGGGGCAGCTGCTCGCGCCCGCCAAGTCGACGGACGCGATGCGGCAGATCGTCATCAACTCCACCGTGGACGGCGTCCTGGCCGCGCTGTTCGCCGTCATGATCGTCATCGTGATCCTGGACGCGGTCCGCGTGTGGGTCAAGGCGATCCGGGCGCGCGAGCCGCTGCCGACCACGGAGGAGCCGTTCGAGGAGTCGAAGCTGCTCGCGCCGTCCGGCCTGATCGCCACCCGCGAGGAGAAGGAGGCGATGGCCGCCCGCGGCGCCGCGTCCGGCTAG
- a CDS encoding GNAT family N-acetyltransferase: MLTGRRVRLRALEPADSEPLWRWYHDPEVGRWMDGTPPISLAQNIEKGQNRPRNTFEQMVLGIEALDDGKLIGYVALGDTDFRHGEAELQSIAIGDRDRWGGGYATDALRVICRYAFEEMGLHRLTLWVVADNAAAVRAYTKVGFVEEGRKRESFRARGKRHDFLMMGLLSSELR, translated from the coding sequence GTGCTGACCGGACGACGCGTACGCCTGAGAGCCCTCGAACCCGCCGACAGCGAGCCGCTGTGGCGCTGGTACCACGACCCCGAGGTGGGCCGGTGGATGGACGGCACCCCGCCCATCTCGCTGGCCCAGAACATCGAGAAGGGGCAGAACCGCCCCCGCAACACCTTCGAGCAGATGGTCCTCGGCATCGAGGCGCTCGACGACGGCAAGCTCATCGGCTACGTCGCCCTCGGCGACACCGACTTCCGGCACGGCGAGGCCGAGCTGCAGAGCATCGCCATCGGCGACCGCGACCGCTGGGGCGGCGGCTACGCCACCGACGCCCTGCGGGTCATCTGCCGCTACGCCTTCGAGGAGATGGGCCTGCACCGCCTGACGTTGTGGGTGGTCGCCGACAACGCGGCGGCGGTGCGGGCGTACACGAAGGTCGGGTTCGTGGAGGAGGGCCGCAAGCGGGAGTCCTTCCGGGCCCGGGGCAAGCGGCACGACTTCCTCATGATGGGGCTGCTCAGCTCCGAGCTCCGGTGA
- a CDS encoding DNA polymerase domain-containing protein: protein MTGEETREGVTLTNLDQPLFDGAEATKRDLVDYLDAVAGRLVPVLRDRALSVVRVRPGQEPFMQKNLPKYAPSWIARVSVWADSSRRQVTYALGNDRRTLIWFGNQRAVEYHPSLFAGDQVTHLVLDLDPPEGSESFGLAVRAAFLVRQALAEAGLAGAVKTSGAKGVHVFVPVEPGVPVPDLAAATRAIGARAERLDPALATTAFIREDREGKVFIDSTRAGGATVVAAYSPRIRPGVPVSFPVPWPDLDRVTPRDFTLRTAAALVERDDPWAGAMPAPQRLPADLVEEGHTIPVARVQAMHEGKRRARARRDAS from the coding sequence GTGACCGGCGAGGAGACCCGTGAGGGCGTGACGCTGACCAATCTCGACCAGCCGCTGTTCGACGGCGCCGAGGCCACCAAACGCGACCTGGTCGACTACCTCGACGCGGTCGCCGGCCGCCTGGTGCCGGTGCTGCGCGACCGGGCGCTCTCCGTCGTCCGGGTGCGCCCCGGGCAGGAGCCGTTCATGCAGAAGAACCTGCCGAAGTACGCCCCTTCGTGGATCGCGCGCGTCTCGGTGTGGGCGGACTCCTCGCGGCGGCAGGTGACGTACGCGCTGGGCAACGACCGGCGGACGCTGATCTGGTTCGGCAACCAGCGGGCGGTGGAGTACCACCCGTCGCTGTTCGCCGGCGACCAGGTCACCCACCTGGTGCTGGACCTCGACCCGCCGGAGGGCTCGGAGTCGTTCGGGCTGGCCGTGCGGGCGGCGTTCCTGGTGCGGCAGGCGCTGGCGGAGGCGGGGCTGGCGGGCGCGGTGAAGACGAGCGGGGCCAAGGGCGTGCACGTGTTCGTCCCGGTCGAGCCCGGCGTCCCGGTGCCGGACCTGGCCGCCGCCACCCGCGCGATCGGGGCGCGCGCCGAGCGGCTGGACCCGGCGCTCGCGACGACGGCGTTCATCAGGGAGGACCGGGAGGGCAAGGTCTTCATCGACTCCACGCGGGCGGGCGGCGCGACGGTCGTGGCCGCCTACAGCCCGCGGATCCGGCCCGGCGTGCCGGTGTCGTTCCCCGTGCCGTGGCCGGACCTCGACCGGGTGACGCCGCGCGACTTCACCCTCAGGACGGCGGCGGCGCTGGTCGAGCGGGACGACCCGTGGGCGGGGGCGATGCCCGCGCCGCAGCGGCTGCCCGCGGACCTCGTGGAGGAGGGGCACACGATCCCGGTGGCGCGGGTGCAGGCGATGCACGAGGGGAAGCGGCGGGCACGGGCCCGCCGCGACGCAAGCTGA
- a CDS encoding TenA family protein codes for MFCDDMWSRTTDLMAAIHGHPFNVALGDGTLDADRFAFYIVQDARYLEAFSRALATASARATDPEEAAFFASSAHTALAAERLLHAGYVAELGADTAGVATSPTCLAYASYLQATALAAPYPVLVAAVLPCFWIYQDVGEALLGRAGDLGGHPYGKWISTYSDPEFAASVTRARAIADRLAAGADADTRAAMERAYLTAAAYEWMFWDSAWRREGWPTARWLAP; via the coding sequence ATGTTCTGCGATGACATGTGGTCGCGCACGACCGACCTGATGGCCGCGATCCACGGCCACCCGTTCAACGTCGCGCTCGGCGACGGCACCCTCGACGCCGACCGGTTCGCGTTCTACATCGTGCAGGACGCCCGCTACCTGGAGGCGTTCTCCAGGGCGCTCGCCACCGCCTCGGCGCGGGCCACGGACCCGGAGGAGGCGGCGTTCTTCGCGAGCAGCGCGCACACGGCGCTGGCCGCCGAGCGCCTGCTGCACGCCGGCTACGTGGCCGAGCTGGGCGCCGACACGGCCGGGGTCGCCACGTCGCCGACGTGCCTGGCGTACGCCTCCTACCTTCAGGCGACGGCGCTGGCGGCGCCGTACCCGGTGCTCGTGGCGGCGGTGCTGCCGTGCTTCTGGATCTACCAGGACGTGGGTGAGGCGCTGCTGGGGCGCGCGGGCGACCTCGGCGGCCACCCCTACGGCAAGTGGATCTCCACCTACTCGGACCCGGAGTTCGCGGCGTCGGTGACGCGGGCCAGGGCGATCGCCGACCGGCTCGCCGCCGGCGCGGACGCGGACACGCGAGCGGCGATGGAGCGGGCCTACCTGACGGCGGCGGCGTACGAGTGGATGTTCTGGGACAGCGCCTGGCGGCGTGAGGGCTGGCCGACGGCCCGCTGGCTCGCGCCCTGA
- a CDS encoding GNAT family N-acetyltransferase, which produces MRIEFTRFDAAADAAALADFLTGEDWPYHAGVQEREAVLRRAAEGGYDDDGNRTFWIEAGGERAGLVRLQDLDDDTPMFDLRVRAAWRGKGLGTAAVAWLTRYLFTELPGIDRIEGTTRQDNRAMRAAFRRNGYAKEAHYRRAWPAPDGTRHDAVGYGILRGDWESGELTPPDWDDEVTGARS; this is translated from the coding sequence ATGCGCATCGAGTTCACGAGGTTCGACGCGGCCGCCGACGCCGCCGCCCTGGCCGACTTCCTGACCGGCGAGGACTGGCCCTACCACGCCGGCGTCCAGGAGCGGGAGGCCGTCCTGCGGCGGGCCGCCGAGGGCGGCTACGACGACGACGGCAACCGCACGTTCTGGATCGAGGCCGGCGGCGAGCGCGCCGGGCTGGTGAGGCTCCAGGACCTCGACGACGACACGCCGATGTTCGACCTGCGTGTACGGGCCGCCTGGCGCGGCAAGGGCCTCGGCACGGCGGCCGTCGCCTGGCTGACCCGCTACCTGTTCACCGAGCTGCCCGGGATCGACCGGATCGAGGGCACCACCCGCCAGGACAACCGCGCCATGCGCGCGGCCTTCCGCCGCAACGGCTACGCCAAGGAGGCGCACTACCGGCGGGCGTGGCCGGCCCCCGACGGGACGCGCCACGACGCGGTCGGCTACGGGATCCTGCGCGGCGACTGGGAGTCGGGCGAGCTCACCCCGCCCGACTGGGACGACGAGGTCACCGGAGCTCGGAGCTGA